In Streptomyces ambofaciens ATCC 23877, a single genomic region encodes these proteins:
- the otsB gene encoding trehalose-phosphatase: protein MGSHQETPRDDSPDHLPTPATEAGRAGLDALLARPGRAVVALDFDGTLAPIVPDPDRARAHPDALPALAALAPKVAAVAVITGRPAEVAVRHGGFANAPGLEHLVVLGHYGAERWDAATGTLAAPPPHPGVAAVRAELPGLLERSGAEQGTWIEEKGHAVAVHTRRAPDPQAAFDALRAPLTGLAARHGLIVEPGRMVLELRPPGMDKGAALRAYARDVGAETVVYAGDDLGDLPAFAAVDALRAEGTPGLLVCSGSDEVPDLRKRADVVVDGPAGVVALLGLLAARM, encoded by the coding sequence ATGGGCAGCCACCAGGAAACCCCCCGAGACGACTCCCCCGACCACCTGCCGACGCCCGCGACGGAGGCCGGACGTGCGGGGCTCGACGCCCTGCTCGCCCGCCCCGGCCGCGCGGTGGTCGCGCTCGACTTCGACGGCACCCTCGCACCGATCGTGCCCGACCCCGACCGGGCCCGCGCCCACCCGGACGCCCTGCCGGCGCTCGCGGCCCTCGCGCCCAAGGTCGCCGCCGTCGCGGTGATCACCGGCCGCCCGGCCGAGGTCGCCGTGCGCCACGGCGGCTTCGCCAACGCCCCCGGCCTGGAGCACCTCGTCGTCCTCGGCCACTACGGCGCCGAGCGCTGGGACGCCGCCACCGGCACCCTCGCCGCACCACCACCGCACCCCGGCGTCGCCGCCGTCCGCGCCGAGCTGCCGGGACTGCTGGAGCGGTCCGGCGCCGAGCAGGGCACCTGGATCGAGGAGAAGGGCCACGCCGTCGCCGTCCACACCCGCCGCGCCCCCGACCCGCAGGCGGCCTTCGACGCCCTGCGCGCCCCGCTCACCGGCCTGGCCGCCCGCCACGGCCTGATCGTCGAGCCGGGCCGCATGGTCCTGGAGCTGCGCCCGCCCGGCATGGACAAGGGCGCCGCGCTGCGGGCGTACGCCCGGGACGTCGGCGCCGAGACCGTCGTCTACGCCGGCGACGACCTCGGCGACCTCCCCGCCTTCGCGGCCGTCGACGCCCTCCGGGCGGAGGGCACCCCGGGCCTGCTGGTGTGCAGCGGCAGCGACGAGGTCCCCGACCTCAGGAAACGGGCGGACGTGGTGGTCGACGGCCCGGCGGGGGTGGTCGCTCTCCTTGGGCTGCTGGCGGCAAGGATGTAG
- a CDS encoding DUF3263 domain-containing protein, with protein sequence MDLGQLGHRERSILALERRGFPGPGAKERAIREELGLAPVRYYQLLNALLDDPRALAADPVTVNRLRRVRETRRTER encoded by the coding sequence ATGGACCTGGGACAGCTCGGACACAGGGAGCGGAGCATCCTCGCGCTGGAACGCCGCGGTTTTCCCGGCCCCGGCGCGAAGGAGCGCGCGATCCGCGAGGAACTGGGCCTGGCCCCGGTCCGCTACTACCAGCTCCTCAACGCCCTCCTGGACGACCCCCGCGCCCTGGCCGCCGACCCGGTGACGGTCAACCGCCTGCGCCGGGTGCGCGAGACCCGCCGCACGGAGCGGTAG
- a CDS encoding ABC transporter substrate-binding protein, which produces MQRRRTGTIAVVSALGMTAVLGGCGLTGDSGEVTLRLVAADYGDSKANSSQEYWDELAKAYEAKHPDVNVDVTVHSWNDVDREVREMVDAGDAPDMAQIGAYSDYADKDLLYRADDVLSIPVQADFVSQLAGAGQVNGVQYGLPFAASTRVLFYNKTLFDKAGITPPKSWDDLADAAEALDAEGVKYPYALPLGAEEAQAETMQWMLSGGGGYTDDVGTYAVDSPQNVTTFTWLRDELVGKGLTGPVAPGELNRAAAFAAFANGEVGMLNGHPSLMKAASDKGVKYGMVTTPGAEGESRNTLGVTDWMTAFKAGGHQEEIGDFLDFVYSDENVLDFSRRYDLLPVTTSASQVMSSAAEDKALRPFLDELLLSELYPVGKTSWASVSADVKKLIGQAVAPGGSPSEVLGQIQATAMRAGSAE; this is translated from the coding sequence GTGCAGCGGCGTAGGACAGGAACGATCGCGGTGGTGTCCGCACTGGGCATGACGGCGGTCCTCGGCGGCTGCGGGCTCACCGGCGACTCCGGCGAGGTGACGCTGAGGCTGGTCGCCGCCGACTACGGCGACAGCAAGGCCAACAGCTCCCAGGAGTACTGGGACGAGCTCGCCAAGGCCTACGAGGCCAAGCACCCCGACGTGAACGTGGACGTCACCGTCCACTCCTGGAACGACGTCGACCGCGAGGTCCGCGAGATGGTCGACGCCGGCGACGCGCCCGACATGGCGCAGATCGGCGCCTACTCCGACTACGCGGACAAGGACCTGCTCTACCGGGCCGACGACGTGCTCTCCATCCCGGTACAGGCCGACTTCGTCTCCCAGCTCGCCGGCGCGGGCCAGGTCAACGGCGTCCAGTACGGGCTGCCCTTCGCCGCCTCCACGCGCGTGCTCTTCTACAACAAGACCCTCTTCGACAAGGCCGGCATCACGCCCCCCAAGAGCTGGGACGACCTCGCGGACGCCGCCGAGGCGCTCGACGCGGAGGGCGTGAAGTACCCGTACGCGCTGCCGCTGGGCGCGGAGGAGGCGCAGGCCGAGACCATGCAGTGGATGCTCAGCGGCGGTGGCGGCTACACCGACGACGTCGGCACCTACGCCGTCGACTCGCCGCAGAACGTCACCACCTTCACCTGGCTCCGGGACGAACTGGTCGGCAAGGGCCTCACCGGCCCGGTCGCCCCCGGCGAGCTCAACCGCGCCGCCGCCTTCGCCGCCTTCGCGAACGGCGAGGTCGGCATGCTCAACGGGCACCCCTCGCTGATGAAGGCGGCGTCCGACAAGGGCGTGAAGTACGGCATGGTGACCACCCCCGGCGCCGAGGGCGAGAGCCGGAACACGCTCGGTGTCACCGACTGGATGACCGCCTTCAAGGCGGGCGGCCACCAGGAGGAGATCGGCGACTTCCTCGACTTCGTCTACAGCGACGAGAACGTCCTCGACTTCTCCCGCCGCTACGACCTGCTGCCGGTGACCACCTCCGCGTCCCAGGTGATGAGCTCCGCGGCGGAGGACAAGGCCCTCCGCCCGTTCCTGGACGAGCTGCTGCTCTCCGAGCTCTACCCGGTCGGCAAGACCTCCTGGGCCTCGGTCAGCGCGGACGTCAAGAAGCTCATCGGCCAGGCGGTCGCCCCCGGCGGCAGCCCCTCGGAGGTGCTCGGCCAGATCCAGGCGACGGCGATGCGGGCGGGCAGCGCGGAGTAG
- a CDS encoding ROK family protein: protein MRHVIALDVGGTGMKAALAGPGGELLHEARRATGRDRGPEAVIAGILDFAAELRAHGADRFGEPAVAAGVAVPGIVDEEHGTAVYAANLGWRDVPLRALLGERLGGIPVALGHDVRTGGLAEGRIGAGQGADRFLFVPLGTGIAGAIGIDGRVESGAHGFAGEIGHVVVRPGGTPCPCGQRGCLERFASASAVSQAWARACGDPGADAADCAKAVDSGDARALAVWQDAVDALADGLVTALTLLDPRVLIIGGGLAEAGETLFTPLREAVGRRVTFQKLPEIVPAALGDTAGCLGAGLMAWDLLGTDPNGTTPTTATPPEVTT, encoded by the coding sequence GTGAGACATGTCATCGCCCTCGACGTGGGCGGCACCGGGATGAAGGCCGCCCTCGCGGGACCGGGGGGCGAGCTGCTCCACGAGGCCCGCCGGGCCACCGGCCGCGACCGCGGGCCCGAAGCGGTGATCGCCGGCATCCTGGACTTCGCCGCCGAGCTGCGCGCGCACGGCGCCGACCGGTTCGGCGAGCCGGCCGTCGCGGCGGGGGTCGCCGTCCCCGGCATCGTCGACGAGGAGCACGGCACCGCCGTCTACGCGGCCAACCTGGGCTGGCGCGACGTCCCCCTGCGGGCGCTGCTCGGCGAACGGCTCGGCGGCATCCCGGTCGCCCTCGGCCACGACGTGCGCACCGGCGGGCTCGCCGAGGGCCGGATCGGGGCCGGGCAGGGCGCCGACCGCTTCCTGTTCGTGCCGCTGGGCACCGGCATCGCGGGCGCCATCGGTATCGACGGCCGGGTCGAGTCGGGCGCCCACGGCTTCGCCGGCGAGATCGGCCACGTCGTCGTACGCCCCGGCGGCACCCCGTGCCCGTGCGGGCAGCGCGGCTGCCTGGAACGGTTCGCGTCCGCGTCGGCCGTCAGCCAGGCGTGGGCCCGGGCCTGCGGTGACCCGGGCGCGGACGCCGCCGACTGCGCCAAGGCCGTCGACTCGGGGGACGCCCGCGCGCTCGCCGTGTGGCAGGACGCCGTGGACGCGCTCGCCGACGGGCTGGTCACCGCGCTCACTCTGCTGGACCCGCGCGTCCTGATCATCGGTGGCGGTCTCGCCGAGGCGGGGGAAACCTTGTTCACACCGCTGCGAGAGGCCGTGGGGCGGCGCGTCACCTTCCAGAAGCTGCCGGAGATCGTCCCCGCCGCGCTCGGGGACACCGCCGGCTGCCTGGGTGCCGGGCTGATGGCCTGGGACCTGCTCGGCACCGACCCGAACGGCACCACCCCGACGACCGCGACTCCCCCGGAGGTAACCACCTGA
- the nagA gene encoding N-acetylglucosamine-6-phosphate deacetylase encodes MAPSTVLAGARVVLPSGTADDGRVIVDGTRIAGTASPDAEVVDLSGHWVVPGFVDLHNHGGGGASFAGGDAEDVLKGVETHRRHGTTTVVASAVTGDLDFLARHAGMLAELAQQGDIAGIHFEGPFISPCRKGAHDEQLLRDPDPAEVRKLVDAAHGHAKMVTLATELPGGLDSVRLLAEHGVIAAVGHTDATYEQTLQAIDAGATVATHLFNAMPPLGHRAPGPITALLEDERITVELINDGTHLHPAALQLAFHHAGAARVAFITDAMDAAGFGDGRYLLGPMEVEVSDGVARLVEGGSIAGSTLTLDRAFKRAVTVDRLPVEDVVAAISANPARLLGMADRIGSLEPGKDADLVVLDADFDLVGVMRRGAWVVDPQLG; translated from the coding sequence ATGGCCCCCAGCACAGTTCTCGCCGGTGCCCGGGTGGTGCTGCCCTCCGGCACCGCGGACGACGGCCGCGTGATCGTCGACGGCACCCGGATCGCCGGCACCGCCTCCCCCGACGCCGAGGTCGTCGACCTGTCGGGCCACTGGGTGGTCCCCGGCTTCGTCGACCTGCACAACCACGGCGGCGGCGGCGCCTCCTTCGCCGGCGGCGACGCCGAGGACGTCCTCAAGGGCGTCGAGACCCACCGCCGGCACGGCACCACCACGGTGGTCGCCTCCGCCGTCACCGGCGACCTGGACTTCCTCGCCCGGCACGCCGGGATGCTCGCCGAGCTGGCCCAGCAGGGCGACATCGCCGGCATCCACTTCGAGGGGCCGTTCATCTCCCCGTGCCGCAAGGGAGCGCACGACGAGCAGCTGCTGCGCGACCCCGACCCGGCCGAGGTCCGCAAGCTGGTCGACGCCGCGCACGGACACGCCAAGATGGTGACGCTGGCCACCGAGCTGCCGGGCGGCCTGGACTCCGTGCGGCTGCTGGCCGAGCACGGGGTGATCGCCGCGGTCGGGCACACCGACGCGACGTACGAGCAGACGCTCCAGGCCATCGACGCGGGCGCCACGGTCGCCACGCACCTGTTCAACGCGATGCCGCCGCTCGGCCACCGCGCCCCCGGCCCGATCACGGCGCTGCTGGAGGACGAGCGGATCACCGTCGAGCTGATCAACGACGGCACCCACCTGCACCCGGCCGCGCTCCAGCTGGCCTTCCACCACGCGGGCGCCGCCCGGGTCGCCTTCATCACCGACGCGATGGACGCGGCCGGCTTCGGCGACGGCCGCTACCTGCTCGGCCCGATGGAGGTCGAGGTCTCGGACGGCGTGGCCCGGCTGGTGGAGGGCGGCTCGATCGCGGGCTCCACGCTCACCCTGGACCGCGCCTTCAAGCGGGCGGTGACGGTGGACCGGCTGCCCGTCGAGGACGTCGTCGCGGCGATCTCCGCCAACCCGGCGCGGCTGCTCGGCATGGCCGACCGGATCGGCTCCCTGGAGCCCGGCAAGGACGCCGACCTGGTGGTCCTGGACGCCGACTTCGACCTGGTGGGCGTGATGCGCCGCGGCGCATGGGTGGTCGATCCCCAACTGGGCTGA
- a CDS encoding 1-phosphofructokinase family hexose kinase — MILTVTLNTALDITYRVQGLRPHASHRVTAVTERPGGKGLNVARVLAALGHEVTVTGFAGGGTGDVVREALTGVPGVVDALVPVAGATRRTIAVVDDRTGDTTQLNEPGPAVAPAEWNAFQEAYEGLVAAASAVALCGSLPPGVPVGAYAGLVRTARAAGVPVLLDTSGEPLRRGVAARPDLIKPNADELAELTGSHEPLRATQAARRRGARSVVASLGAEGLLAVTPEGRWRAAPPAHVRGNPTGAGDSAVAGLLSGLVEHLPWPDRLTRAVALSAATVRAPAAGEFDRGAYEELLGRGVAVTAEAGAA, encoded by the coding sequence GTGATCCTCACCGTGACGCTGAACACCGCTCTCGACATCACCTACCGCGTCCAGGGCCTGCGGCCGCACGCCTCCCACCGGGTCACCGCCGTGACGGAGCGCCCCGGCGGCAAGGGCCTGAACGTGGCCAGGGTGCTGGCGGCCCTCGGCCACGAGGTGACGGTCACCGGCTTCGCGGGCGGCGGCACCGGGGACGTCGTACGCGAGGCACTCACCGGCGTGCCGGGAGTGGTGGACGCGCTCGTGCCGGTCGCGGGGGCGACCCGGCGCACCATCGCCGTCGTCGACGACCGCACCGGCGACACCACCCAGCTCAACGAACCGGGCCCGGCCGTCGCACCCGCCGAGTGGAACGCCTTCCAGGAGGCGTACGAGGGACTGGTCGCCGCCGCCTCCGCCGTCGCGCTGTGCGGCAGCCTGCCCCCGGGCGTCCCGGTGGGCGCCTACGCCGGACTGGTGCGCACCGCCCGTGCGGCGGGCGTGCCGGTGCTGCTGGACACCAGCGGGGAGCCGCTGCGGCGGGGGGTCGCCGCCCGCCCGGACCTGATCAAGCCGAACGCCGACGAGCTGGCCGAGCTGACCGGCTCGCACGAGCCGCTGCGCGCCACACAGGCGGCCCGGCGCCGCGGCGCCCGGTCCGTGGTCGCCTCGCTGGGCGCGGAGGGGCTGCTCGCGGTGACGCCGGAGGGCCGCTGGCGCGCCGCCCCGCCCGCGCACGTCCGCGGCAATCCGACCGGCGCGGGCGACTCGGCGGTGGCGGGCCTGCTCTCCGGCCTGGTCGAGCACCTGCCCTGGCCGGACCGCCTGACCCGCGCGGTCGCCCTGTCCGCGGCGACGGTACGGGCACCGGCGGCGGGCGAGTTCGACCGCGGGGCGTACGAGGAGCTGCTCGGGCGCGGGGTCGCGGTGACGGCGGAGGCGGGCGCGGCGTGA
- a CDS encoding carbohydrate-binding protein, whose translation MTPGNNGASTPEDDDPFGYLYADGQANGAQPPSGGYGYPNSVNRVRPVGARQYGAPQGQAAQTAAYGQAAPQQGTYGRPNAHYAAPETFPGGGAPTAPQQSTHGGGGGRRGPNTKGLLIGAVAVVAAVVIGIAVAMTSSGSEDDKGGDEAGGGTAPTQSQTTDPSPSSSDGAEDEVDLPAIDAKALRLSPGVSLASDIEGARSDGGVYVANLNQPGSSVTWTVDGIPEDGLYTLFAGYSAAGEDQSMTLTVNGKEFGSKLNLGNFTGAKDGDFAKGWTKTYAWPTLNKGTNTISLSCADGDKCNVLLDQFSLKKGQVKD comes from the coding sequence ATGACGCCCGGCAACAACGGCGCGAGCACGCCCGAGGACGACGACCCCTTCGGCTACCTCTACGCCGACGGGCAGGCCAACGGAGCCCAGCCGCCCTCCGGTGGCTACGGCTACCCGAACTCCGTCAACCGGGTGCGTCCCGTCGGCGCACGGCAGTACGGGGCACCGCAGGGCCAGGCCGCCCAGACCGCCGCCTACGGCCAGGCCGCCCCGCAGCAGGGCACGTACGGCCGGCCGAACGCGCACTACGCCGCACCGGAGACCTTCCCCGGCGGCGGTGCCCCCACCGCCCCGCAGCAGTCGACGCACGGCGGGGGCGGCGGACGCCGGGGCCCCAACACCAAGGGCCTGCTGATCGGCGCGGTCGCGGTCGTCGCCGCGGTCGTCATCGGCATCGCCGTGGCCATGACCAGCAGCGGCTCGGAGGACGACAAGGGCGGCGACGAGGCCGGCGGCGGCACCGCCCCCACCCAGTCCCAGACCACCGACCCGAGCCCGTCGTCCAGCGACGGCGCCGAGGACGAGGTGGACCTCCCGGCGATCGACGCCAAGGCCCTGCGGCTGTCGCCCGGGGTGTCCCTGGCCTCGGACATCGAGGGCGCCCGGTCCGACGGCGGCGTGTACGTGGCCAACCTCAACCAGCCGGGTTCCTCGGTCACCTGGACCGTGGACGGCATCCCGGAGGACGGCCTCTACACCCTCTTCGCGGGCTACAGCGCGGCCGGCGAGGACCAGTCGATGACCCTGACGGTCAACGGCAAGGAGTTCGGCAGCAAGCTGAACCTGGGCAACTTCACCGGAGCCAAGGACGGCGACTTCGCCAAGGGGTGGACCAAGACCTACGCCTGGCCCACCCTGAACAAGGGCACCAACACCATCTCGCTGTCCTGCGCCGACGGCGACAAGTGCAACGTCCTGCTGGACCAGTTCTCTCTGAAGAAGGGCCAGGTCAAGGACTAG
- the cdgB gene encoding diguanylate cyclase CdgB, which yields METESEPYVRLASLRQLHQVMADMNKARSLADTLQAVADGVVQALGYELACVNLVRPDGDLVVAAFSGNQAAEALITGRAGSRESWDRRLNMGEQWGDLIFIPHTEGWILDDDDVPQWYTDGPAPRFEDEWHPSDRLFAPMYAPGPQGGGNSGELIGVLSVDRPRNGRRPGAWGREALQMYAFQAAIAISNARLRSNMQRALVRLERDQQALRASEESFRQAFEYAPSGMAIAEMGGDQHGRILRTNDALCRLLGRPASAMRRYAFSDLVHPEDIGTLLRTSAEGGRAELRLGRRDGTYVWVSLRNSVVADAADGPRFLLTHVEDIEERKRRELQLAHRASHDSLTGLPNSAELRSRLSARLCRRPQSSHVAVADAMDAAYGHPAVTDSGGHTFDFGAMAEPYGAYDHHVHAVAPTDGRDDGTKGLAVLFCDLDGFKSINDRFGHNAGDTVLIEVARRLSGGVRDGDTVARLGGDEFVILANGLGLADAQDLAVRLRNEIIQPIRAEGRAVRVGASFGIGWAHCGMTADEVLKSADERMYVEKRSRPKQHRRAG from the coding sequence ATGGAGACCGAGTCGGAGCCCTACGTCCGCCTTGCGTCCCTGCGGCAGCTGCACCAGGTCATGGCCGACATGAACAAGGCCCGCAGCCTGGCGGACACCCTGCAGGCCGTCGCCGACGGCGTCGTCCAGGCCCTCGGGTACGAGCTGGCGTGCGTCAACCTGGTCCGTCCCGACGGTGACCTCGTCGTCGCCGCCTTCTCCGGCAACCAGGCCGCCGAGGCGCTGATCACCGGCCGGGCGGGCTCCCGCGAGTCCTGGGACCGGCGCCTCAACATGGGCGAGCAGTGGGGCGACCTGATCTTCATACCCCACACCGAGGGCTGGATCCTCGACGACGACGACGTCCCGCAGTGGTACACCGACGGTCCCGCCCCCCGCTTCGAGGACGAGTGGCACCCCTCGGACCGCCTCTTCGCCCCGATGTACGCGCCCGGCCCGCAGGGCGGCGGCAACAGCGGCGAGCTGATCGGCGTCCTGTCCGTGGACCGGCCGCGCAACGGCCGCCGTCCCGGCGCCTGGGGCCGCGAGGCTTTGCAGATGTACGCGTTCCAGGCCGCCATCGCGATCAGCAACGCCCGGCTCCGCTCCAACATGCAGCGCGCCCTGGTCCGCCTGGAGCGCGACCAGCAGGCCCTCAGGGCCAGCGAGGAGAGCTTCCGGCAGGCCTTCGAGTACGCCCCCTCCGGCATGGCCATCGCCGAGATGGGCGGCGACCAGCACGGCCGCATCCTCAGGACCAACGACGCGCTCTGCCGCCTGCTGGGCCGCCCCGCCTCCGCGATGCGCCGCTACGCCTTCTCCGACCTCGTCCACCCCGAGGACATCGGCACCCTGCTGCGGACCTCCGCCGAGGGCGGCCGGGCCGAGCTGCGCCTGGGCCGCCGCGACGGCACCTACGTCTGGGTCTCCCTGCGCAACAGCGTCGTCGCCGACGCCGCCGACGGGCCGCGCTTCCTGCTCACCCACGTCGAGGACATAGAAGAGCGCAAGCGCCGCGAGCTCCAGCTCGCCCACCGCGCCTCCCACGACTCCCTCACCGGCCTGCCGAACTCCGCCGAGCTGCGCTCCCGCCTCTCCGCCCGGCTGTGCCGGCGCCCGCAGTCCTCGCACGTGGCCGTGGCCGACGCCATGGACGCGGCCTACGGCCACCCCGCCGTGACCGACTCCGGCGGCCACACCTTCGACTTCGGCGCCATGGCCGAGCCCTACGGCGCCTACGACCACCATGTGCACGCCGTCGCCCCCACGGACGGCCGGGACGACGGCACCAAGGGGCTCGCGGTCCTCTTCTGCGACCTGGACGGCTTCAAGTCGATCAACGACCGCTTCGGGCACAACGCCGGTGACACCGTGCTCATCGAGGTGGCCCGCCGGCTCAGCGGCGGCGTCCGCGACGGCGACACCGTGGCCCGGCTCGGCGGCGACGAGTTCGTGATCCTCGCCAACGGTCTCGGTCTCGCCGACGCCCAGGACCTCGCCGTACGGCTGCGCAACGAGATCATCCAGCCGATCCGGGCCGAGGGGCGGGCCGTGCGCGTGGGTGCCAGTTTCGGCATCGGATGGGCGCACTGCGGCATGACGGCGGACGAGGTGCTGAAGTCAGCTGACGAACGGATGTACGTCGAGAAACGATCTCGTCCCAAACAGCACCGTCGAGCCGGATGA
- a CDS encoding flavin reductase family protein: MPNTPSLTSPAPLASPTLPLPSPTAGHAEGVSNDEFRAAMSRLASGVVLVTAQEPPLDPDDPQAPRGEDVGMTATAFMSVSLDPPLVLVGLREGSRMDDLLDEQPLWAVSVLSESQRHVAGRFAMKGRVSDRLLFADIPYRRGEVSGAPLVGGALATLECRTEQRVAAGDHTLVIGRVLTASLPSADGGPLAYFKGRYRQLG; this comes from the coding sequence GTGCCGAACACTCCCTCCCTCACGTCCCCCGCGCCCCTCGCGTCCCCCACGTTGCCGCTGCCGTCACCGACCGCCGGGCATGCTGAGGGGGTGAGCAACGACGAGTTCCGTGCCGCCATGTCCCGGCTGGCCTCGGGTGTGGTCCTGGTGACCGCGCAGGAGCCGCCGCTCGACCCCGACGACCCGCAGGCACCGCGCGGCGAGGACGTCGGGATGACGGCCACCGCCTTCATGTCGGTGTCCCTGGACCCGCCGCTGGTCCTGGTCGGTCTGCGCGAGGGCTCCCGCATGGACGACCTGCTCGACGAGCAGCCCCTGTGGGCGGTCTCCGTCCTCTCCGAGAGCCAGCGCCACGTCGCCGGCCGGTTCGCGATGAAGGGCCGCGTCAGCGACCGGCTCCTCTTCGCCGACATCCCCTACCGCCGCGGCGAGGTGAGCGGAGCGCCCCTGGTGGGCGGGGCCCTGGCCACGCTGGAGTGCCGTACCGAGCAGCGGGTGGCGGCCGGGGACCACACCCTGGTGATCGGCCGGGTGCTGACCGCCTCGCTGCCGAGCGCGGACGGGGGGCCGCTGGCGTACTTCAAGGGGCGGTACCGGCAGTTGGGGTGA
- a CDS encoding GNAT family N-acetyltransferase, producing MTTGTLRLEKITPANIDAALGIRVRPEQEFAVSPVVKSLAEAYAHAGVAWPRLIVDGDRPVGFLMAFLDIDWYEDGGVRRSGLWRLNIAAGEQGRGYGRFAVESVAAEIRRRGGKECYVTWHTGPQGPEGFYLGLGFRPNGETSEGETVGVLALGR from the coding sequence ATGACGACCGGCACGCTCCGCCTGGAGAAGATCACGCCCGCGAACATCGACGCCGCCCTGGGCATCCGGGTGCGGCCGGAGCAGGAGTTCGCCGTCTCCCCGGTGGTGAAGTCCCTGGCGGAGGCCTACGCCCACGCCGGCGTCGCCTGGCCGCGGCTGATCGTGGACGGTGACCGCCCCGTCGGCTTCCTCATGGCCTTCCTGGACATCGACTGGTACGAGGACGGCGGCGTCCGGCGGTCCGGGCTGTGGCGGCTGAACATCGCGGCCGGGGAGCAGGGCCGGGGCTACGGCCGCTTCGCCGTGGAGTCGGTGGCCGCGGAGATCCGCCGCCGCGGCGGCAAGGAGTGCTACGTGACCTGGCACACCGGTCCACAGGGCCCCGAGGGTTTCTACCTGGGCCTCGGCTTCAGGCCCAACGGGGAGACCAGCGAGGGGGAGACGGTGGGCGTCCTCGCGCTGGGCCGGTAG
- the arfB gene encoding alternative ribosome rescue aminoacyl-tRNA hydrolase ArfB, with protein sequence MDGMSGPHVIRGSVSLPEAELVWRFSRSSGPGGQHVNTTDTAVELRFDLARTEALPEVWKRRALDRLAGRLTDGVVTVRASEHRSQWRNRETAAVRLAALLAEATAPPPKPRRATRIPRGINERRLREKKQRSQTKQGRSPKSWD encoded by the coding sequence ATGGACGGCATGTCCGGACCCCATGTCATCCGCGGCTCCGTCTCCCTGCCCGAGGCCGAGCTCGTCTGGCGTTTCTCGCGCTCCTCGGGGCCCGGCGGGCAGCACGTGAACACCACGGACACGGCGGTGGAGCTCCGCTTCGACCTGGCGCGGACCGAGGCCCTGCCCGAGGTGTGGAAGCGGCGGGCGCTGGACCGGCTGGCCGGGCGCCTGACCGACGGCGTCGTCACCGTCCGCGCCTCCGAGCACCGCTCCCAGTGGCGCAACCGCGAGACCGCCGCCGTCCGGCTGGCCGCCCTCCTCGCCGAGGCCACCGCACCCCCGCCCAAGCCGCGCAGAGCGACCCGCATCCCGCGCGGTATCAACGAGCGCCGGCTGCGGGAGAAGAAGCAGCGCTCCCAGACCAAGCAGGGCCGCTCCCCGAAGAGCTGGGACTAG
- a CDS encoding TerD family protein, giving the protein MAVSLSKGGNVSLTKEAPGLTDVTVGLGWDVRTTTGTDFDLDASAIAVNTQGKVYSDAHFVFFNNKQTPDNTIVHTGDNRTGEGAGDDEAINVNLAGLPADIEKIVFPVSIYDAENRSQNFGQVRNAYIRIVNQAGGAEIARYDLSEDAATETAMVFGELYRNGAEWKFRAVGQGYASGLVGIAQDFGVNV; this is encoded by the coding sequence ATGGCTGTAAGCCTGTCCAAGGGTGGCAACGTCTCGCTCACCAAGGAGGCTCCGGGCCTGACCGACGTCACCGTGGGCCTCGGCTGGGACGTCCGCACCACCACCGGCACCGACTTCGACCTCGACGCCTCCGCGATCGCGGTCAACACGCAGGGCAAGGTCTACTCCGACGCCCACTTCGTGTTCTTCAACAACAAGCAGACGCCGGACAACACGATCGTCCACACCGGTGACAACCGCACCGGCGAGGGCGCGGGCGACGACGAGGCGATCAACGTCAACCTGGCCGGTCTGCCGGCCGACATCGAGAAGATCGTCTTCCCGGTGTCGATCTACGACGCGGAGAACCGCTCGCAGAACTTCGGCCAGGTGCGCAACGCCTACATCCGCATCGTCAACCAGGCCGGCGGCGCCGAGATCGCCCGCTACGACCTGTCCGAGGACGCGGCCACCGAGACCGCCATGGTCTTCGGCGAGCTGTACCGCAACGGCGCCGAGTGGAAGTTCCGCGCCGTCGGCCAGGGCTACGCCTCGGGCCTGGTGGGCATCGCCCAGGACTTCGGCGTGAACGTCTGA